In Sporichthya polymorpha DSM 43042, a genomic segment contains:
- the pknB gene encoding Stk1 family PASTA domain-containing Ser/Thr kinase has protein sequence MTEQARLLGERYELGEVLGRGGMAEVRLGKDVRLGRTVAVKTLRSDLALDSTFQQRFRKEAQSAASLNNPAIVSVYDTGEDYADGVPVPYIVMEYVDGQTLRELLASGRRLLPERAMEIVAGVLTALDYSHQAGIVHRDIKPGNVMLTRSGTVKVMDFGIARAIADASATMTATAAVIGTAQYLSPEQAKGEKVDARSDLYSAGCLLYELLTGQPPFTGDSPVSVAYQHVRENPKPPSLVDPAVTPPMDAIVLKSLAKNPENRYQSAAEMREDIERALDGRPITAPAVMTDAVTQQLVTSRPPTAAMPPVAAGDGGRRGTLGWVLLLLAVIAVAVLGVIVGKEVLGSKGEKVAVPLVQGLTQEQAEETLEARGLKPVVSFKNDPNVSEGRVISQDPAASSTLTRGDEVTLVVSQGEVRATVPDVVGLPLADARKALEAADLVPNKVTRRNSDRPNNEVLETNPKAGTKRELNSRVDLVVSNGVPLVEVPNVVGQPYATAYATVSQAGFVVPSPSQEVSDRYPPGYVLRQVPEGGTQLQKGSNVTFVLTAAPNDPGPEPTPIPQETPVVEPTPTPPAGETPAPPAVEGRTEDVVGRTQD, from the coding sequence GTGACAGAGCAGGCTCGGCTCCTCGGCGAGCGGTACGAGCTCGGCGAGGTGCTCGGTCGGGGCGGCATGGCCGAGGTGCGCCTCGGCAAGGACGTCCGGCTCGGGCGCACCGTCGCCGTGAAGACCCTGCGCTCGGACCTGGCGCTGGACTCCACCTTTCAGCAGCGCTTCCGCAAGGAGGCCCAGTCCGCGGCGTCGCTGAACAACCCGGCGATCGTGTCGGTCTACGACACCGGCGAGGACTACGCCGACGGCGTCCCGGTCCCGTACATCGTCATGGAGTACGTCGACGGCCAGACGCTGCGCGAGCTGCTCGCCTCCGGGCGCCGGCTGCTGCCCGAGCGCGCGATGGAGATCGTCGCCGGCGTCCTCACCGCCCTGGACTACAGCCACCAGGCCGGGATCGTGCACCGGGACATCAAGCCCGGCAACGTCATGCTGACCCGCTCCGGCACCGTCAAGGTGATGGACTTCGGCATCGCCCGCGCGATCGCCGACGCCTCCGCGACGATGACCGCGACCGCGGCCGTCATCGGCACCGCGCAGTACCTCTCCCCCGAGCAGGCCAAGGGCGAGAAGGTCGACGCCCGCTCCGACCTGTACTCGGCGGGGTGCCTGCTCTACGAGCTCCTCACCGGCCAGCCGCCGTTCACCGGCGACTCCCCGGTCTCGGTCGCCTACCAGCACGTGCGGGAGAACCCGAAGCCGCCGTCGCTGGTCGACCCCGCGGTCACGCCGCCGATGGACGCGATCGTCCTGAAGTCCCTGGCGAAGAACCCGGAGAACCGGTACCAGTCCGCCGCGGAGATGCGCGAGGACATCGAGCGCGCCCTCGACGGCCGCCCGATCACCGCGCCCGCGGTCATGACCGATGCGGTCACCCAGCAGCTCGTCACCTCCCGCCCGCCGACCGCGGCGATGCCGCCGGTCGCGGCCGGTGACGGCGGCCGTCGCGGCACCCTTGGCTGGGTCCTGCTCCTGCTCGCGGTGATCGCGGTCGCCGTGCTCGGCGTCATCGTCGGCAAGGAGGTCCTGGGCTCGAAGGGCGAGAAGGTCGCCGTCCCGCTGGTCCAGGGGCTGACGCAGGAGCAGGCCGAAGAAACCTTGGAGGCGCGCGGGCTCAAGCCCGTCGTGAGCTTCAAGAACGACCCGAACGTCAGCGAGGGCCGGGTGATCTCGCAGGACCCGGCGGCGTCGTCGACGCTGACCCGGGGGGACGAGGTCACGCTCGTCGTGTCCCAGGGCGAGGTCCGGGCCACCGTGCCCGACGTGGTCGGGTTGCCGCTGGCGGACGCCCGTAAAGCGCTCGAGGCCGCGGACCTGGTTCCGAACAAGGTCACCAGGCGCAACTCCGACCGGCCCAACAACGAGGTCCTCGAGACCAACCCGAAGGCCGGCACCAAGCGCGAGCTCAACAGCCGGGTCGACCTCGTGGTCTCCAACGGCGTCCCGCTCGTCGAGGTCCCGAACGTGGTCGGCCAGCCGTACGCGACCGCGTACGCGACGGTCTCCCAGGCCGGGTTCGTCGTCCCGTCGCCGAGCCAGGAGGTCTCCGACCGGTACCCGCCGGGCTACGTGCTCCGGCAGGTGCCCGAGGGCGGCACGCAGCTGCAGAAGGGCAGCAACGTGACGTTCGTGCTGACGGCCGCGCCCAACGACCCGGGCCCGGAGCCGACGCCGATCCCGCAGGAGACGCCGGTCGTCGAACCGACACCCACACCGCCGGCGGGCGAGACCCCGGCCCCGCCGGCGGTCGAGGGCCGCACCGAGGACGTCGTCGGGCGGACCCAGGACTGA
- a CDS encoding aminodeoxychorismate/anthranilate synthase component II: MPVARILVVDNYDSFVFNLVQYLQQLDAECDVRRNDAVTVEDAAGFDGVLISPGPGTPESAGVCIEMVRHCAQARIPLFGVCLGLQSIGVAFGGTVNRALELLHGKTSSVFHDGVGVLEGLPSPFTATRYHSLAIDPPTVPDVLEITGRTETGVVMAARHRGLADGIDVEGVQFHPESVLTEGGHRMLANWLTRCGDPGAVERSAGLAPVAPPQAG; the protein is encoded by the coding sequence GTGCCGGTGGCCCGCATCCTTGTCGTCGACAACTACGACAGCTTCGTCTTCAACCTGGTCCAGTACCTGCAGCAGCTCGACGCCGAGTGCGACGTGCGGCGCAACGACGCCGTCACGGTCGAGGACGCGGCCGGGTTCGACGGCGTCCTGATCTCACCCGGGCCGGGGACTCCCGAGTCCGCAGGCGTGTGCATCGAGATGGTGCGCCACTGCGCGCAGGCCCGGATCCCGCTGTTCGGGGTCTGCCTCGGGCTGCAGTCGATCGGCGTTGCGTTCGGCGGGACGGTCAACCGGGCGTTGGAGCTCCTGCACGGCAAGACGAGCTCGGTCTTCCACGACGGGGTCGGCGTCCTCGAGGGCCTGCCCTCGCCGTTCACCGCGACGCGCTACCACTCGCTGGCGATCGACCCGCCGACCGTGCCGGACGTCCTGGAGATCACCGGGCGCACCGAGACCGGGGTCGTGATGGCCGCCCGGCACCGCGGGCTCGCCGACGGCATCGACGTCGAGGGCGTCCAGTTCCACCCCGAGTCGGTGCTCACCGAGGGCGGGCACCGGATGCTCGCGAACTGGCTCACCCGCTGCGGCGATCCGGGCGCGGTCGAGCGCTCGGCCGGCCTGGCGCCCGTCGCGCCGCCGCAGGCCGGCTAG
- a CDS encoding (R)-mandelonitrile lyase → MTSPYNAPSGSTARGPESWFRGDVFVDSLVAGDNTPGSIAMLKVRFAPGARTHWHSHPAGQALHVVDGVGRTQDRGGPVREIRNGDSVDVRPGVWHWHGAGPDTFMTHIAVQIGDHDGVYTVWGDPVTDEEYLGRLP, encoded by the coding sequence ATGACCAGTCCCTACAACGCCCCCAGCGGCTCGACCGCCCGCGGTCCCGAGTCCTGGTTCCGGGGCGACGTCTTCGTCGACTCGCTCGTGGCCGGCGACAACACCCCCGGATCGATCGCGATGCTCAAGGTCCGCTTCGCGCCCGGTGCGCGCACGCACTGGCACAGTCACCCGGCCGGCCAGGCGCTGCACGTGGTCGACGGCGTCGGCCGCACGCAGGACCGCGGCGGCCCGGTGCGGGAGATCCGCAACGGCGACTCCGTCGACGTCCGACCCGGCGTGTGGCACTGGCACGGCGCCGGCCCCGACACATTTATGACCCACATCGCCGTCCAGATCGGCGACCACGACGGGGTCTACACGGTCTGGGGGGACCCGGTCACCGACGAGGAGTACCTGGGCCGACTGCCCTAG
- a CDS encoding LPXTG cell wall anchor domain-containing protein yields MKHTRRTRSQIARATAGAGVAAGLVVLSLTSAGAAVAAKASGTIKIHGVGTADTDNSNEPKVCAFTIVGDGFDAAESLTYSIVLGAPFKSDPVLTGSVVANATGSWSSDVINLPDGHYKATVLDGETNKEKVFKVECPGSTDPGTTDPGTTDPGTTDPGTTDPGTTDPGTSGDPGTTDPGTTDPGTTDPGTTDPGTTDPGTTDPGTTDPGTTDPGTDPDPTVDTVVTPGTPVGDGDGTGSGAPAEETDDQVAEEDDAVEGTFEEHPEALPATGASGAASFGVAGLLLVGAGLGLRRAVRQSD; encoded by the coding sequence ATGAAGCACACCCGCCGCACCCGTTCCCAGATCGCGCGCGCCACCGCCGGTGCCGGCGTGGCTGCGGGTCTCGTGGTGCTGTCCCTGACCTCCGCGGGCGCTGCCGTCGCCGCGAAGGCGTCGGGCACGATCAAGATCCACGGGGTGGGCACGGCCGACACCGACAACAGCAACGAGCCGAAGGTCTGCGCGTTCACCATCGTGGGCGACGGCTTCGACGCGGCCGAAAGCCTGACGTACTCGATCGTCCTCGGCGCGCCGTTCAAGAGCGACCCGGTCCTCACCGGTTCTGTGGTTGCCAACGCGACCGGTTCGTGGTCCTCGGACGTCATCAACCTCCCCGACGGCCACTACAAGGCGACGGTCCTCGACGGGGAGACCAACAAGGAAAAGGTCTTCAAGGTCGAGTGCCCGGGCTCGACGGACCCGGGCACGACGGACCCCGGGACGACGGACCCGGGCACGACCGACCCGGGCACGACGGACCCCGGCACGACGGACCCCGGCACCAGCGGTGACCCGGGCACGACGGACCCGGGCACGACGGACCCAGGCACGACGGACCCGGGCACGACGGACCCGGGCACGACGGACCCGGGCACGACCGACCCCGGCACGACGGACCCCGGCACGACGGACCCCGGCACCGACCCGGACCCGACGGTCGACACGGTCGTGACCCCGGGGACGCCGGTGGGCGACGGTGACGGCACCGGCTCGGGCGCGCCGGCGGAGGAGACCGACGACCAGGTCGCCGAGGAGGACGACGCGGTCGAGGGAACCTTCGAGGAGCACCCGGAGGCGCTGCCGGCGACCGGTGCCTCGGGCGCGGCGAGCTTCGGTGTGGCGGGTCTGCTGCTGGTGGGTGCGGGCCTCGGTCTGCGCCGCGCGGTGCGCCAGTCCGACTGA
- a CDS encoding peptidylprolyl isomerase: protein MAEELFATLHTSLGDITVRLFPDHAPMTVKNFTELAQGIREWTDPRTGTKSTEPLFNGTIFHRVIAGFMIQGGDPLGIGTGGPGYTFKDEFHSELLFDRPYLLAMANAGPATNGSQFFITVAPTPWLTMKHTIFGEVADIDSRDVVEAIAAVDTGERDRPLTDVVIEKVIVERRQA from the coding sequence GTGGCCGAGGAGCTGTTCGCCACCCTGCACACGTCCCTGGGGGACATCACGGTCCGGCTGTTCCCGGACCACGCGCCGATGACCGTGAAGAACTTCACCGAGCTCGCGCAGGGCATCCGGGAGTGGACCGATCCCCGGACCGGCACCAAGAGCACGGAGCCGCTGTTCAACGGCACGATCTTCCACCGCGTCATCGCCGGGTTCATGATCCAGGGCGGGGACCCCCTCGGGATCGGCACCGGCGGCCCGGGTTACACCTTCAAGGACGAGTTCCACTCCGAGCTGCTGTTCGACCGGCCGTACCTGCTCGCGATGGCGAACGCCGGCCCCGCGACGAACGGTTCCCAGTTCTTCATCACCGTGGCCCCGACCCCGTGGCTGACGATGAAGCACACGATCTTCGGCGAGGTTGCCGACATCGACAGCCGGGACGTCGTCGAGGCGATCGCCGCCGTCGACACCGGCGAACGCGACCGGCCGCTCACCGACGTCGTGATCGAGAAGGTCATCGTCGAGCGCCGTCAGGCCTGA
- a CDS encoding class E sortase, which yields MGEAAPQGPPPPRRKPSPFRVAVRSTGELMITFGVILLLLVVYQLYWTNLEAERRADGISDDLRSSWVSGKPIKNGALGIMYIERLGKKWQKPIVSGVELDDLAKGVGHFPKSAAPGAVGNFAVAAHRATHGEPFAYLDRIQPGDKVVVETRTNWFVYVVDKQKNPNPAHPGWKLVDPSYGEVVLPVPEQPGVKPTKKLITLVTCNPRWGSSTRLIVYGHLTKAYPKPGPLPAELAYTAKKA from the coding sequence ATGGGCGAGGCCGCGCCCCAGGGCCCGCCGCCGCCGCGGCGCAAGCCGTCGCCGTTCCGCGTCGCCGTCCGCAGCACCGGCGAGCTGATGATCACGTTCGGCGTGATCCTGCTGCTGCTCGTCGTCTACCAGCTCTACTGGACCAACCTCGAGGCCGAGCGCCGCGCGGACGGCATCAGCGACGACCTGCGTAGCTCGTGGGTCTCCGGCAAGCCGATCAAGAACGGCGCGCTCGGCATCATGTACATCGAGCGCCTCGGCAAGAAGTGGCAGAAGCCGATCGTCTCCGGCGTCGAGCTCGACGACCTGGCCAAGGGCGTCGGCCACTTCCCGAAGAGCGCGGCGCCCGGCGCCGTCGGCAACTTTGCGGTCGCCGCGCACCGGGCCACCCACGGCGAGCCGTTCGCCTACCTGGACCGGATCCAGCCCGGTGACAAGGTGGTCGTCGAGACCAGGACGAACTGGTTCGTCTACGTCGTCGACAAGCAGAAGAACCCGAACCCGGCGCACCCGGGCTGGAAGCTCGTCGACCCGAGCTACGGCGAGGTCGTCCTGCCGGTGCCGGAGCAGCCCGGCGTGAAGCCCACGAAGAAACTGATCACGCTGGTCACCTGCAACCCGCGGTGGGGTTCGAGTACCCGCCTGATCGTGTACGGGCACCTGACCAAGGCCTACCCGAAGCCGGGTCCGCTGCCGGCCGAGCTCGCCTACACCGCCAAGAAGGCCTGA
- a CDS encoding N-6 DNA methylase — MTLTVPAGVPDGPLDGADSAAHRKARGAFFTPAALCDYVVAWAVRSGADRVLEPSCGEAAFLLAAARRLEGLGAGTPDLSGHELHEASARAAEAVLTDAGHRADIAVGDFLDTPAQPRFDAVVGNPPYVRYQAFAGPARATGRRAALSAGVSLTRLASSWAAFTVHAAEFLRPGGRLGLVLPAELLSVNYAAEVRSFLMRRFGRVRLVLFTERVFPGVMAEVVLLLAEGEGPASHCELLQVQDLDELAAAAGAETTWAPPASSAKWTPALLPGRARDLYADLTAGSAFDTLHDWGETTLGAVTGNNRWFALTPRQVEELALAESDLVPISPPGSRHLRGPAFTTAAWRALGEAGARTWLFRPAGEPSPAAAAYIAAGEREGVPTAYKCRVRQPWWRVPLVPPADLLLTYMNADHPHLTGNRARVHHLNSVHGVYLRPGRRRLGTDLLPLAALNTLTLIGAETVGRAYGGGVLKLEPREADALPVPSAELVAAAAPALRALRPTVERLLASGRRPEATQLVDAALLGDAAGVPPADLAALVTARQVLAARRAARSRGASS; from the coding sequence GTGACCCTGACCGTGCCCGCCGGCGTGCCGGACGGCCCCCTCGACGGTGCCGACTCCGCCGCCCACCGGAAGGCCCGTGGCGCGTTCTTCACCCCCGCGGCGTTGTGCGACTACGTCGTGGCGTGGGCCGTGCGGTCCGGGGCCGACCGGGTGCTCGAGCCGAGCTGCGGCGAGGCGGCGTTCCTGCTCGCCGCCGCCCGGCGGCTGGAGGGTCTCGGTGCGGGCACGCCGGACCTGTCCGGACACGAGCTCCACGAAGCCAGCGCCCGCGCGGCCGAGGCCGTCCTGACCGACGCCGGGCACCGGGCCGACATCGCCGTGGGCGATTTCCTCGACACCCCCGCCCAGCCGCGATTCGACGCCGTCGTCGGCAATCCGCCGTACGTCCGCTACCAGGCCTTCGCCGGCCCCGCGCGGGCGACCGGGCGCCGCGCCGCCCTCAGCGCCGGGGTGTCGCTGACGCGCCTGGCGTCGTCGTGGGCGGCGTTCACCGTGCACGCCGCCGAGTTCCTGCGACCCGGCGGCCGCCTCGGTCTGGTGCTGCCGGCCGAGCTGCTCAGCGTCAACTACGCCGCCGAGGTCCGCAGCTTCCTGATGCGCCGCTTCGGGCGGGTCCGTCTGGTGCTGTTCACCGAGCGGGTCTTCCCCGGTGTGATGGCGGAGGTCGTCCTGCTCCTCGCCGAGGGCGAAGGTCCGGCGTCGCACTGCGAGCTGCTGCAGGTGCAGGATCTGGACGAGCTCGCCGCGGCCGCCGGCGCGGAGACCACGTGGGCCCCGCCCGCGTCATCGGCGAAGTGGACCCCCGCCCTGCTGCCCGGGCGCGCCCGCGACCTGTACGCCGACCTGACCGCCGGGTCTGCCTTCGACACCCTGCACGACTGGGGCGAGACGACCCTCGGCGCCGTGACCGGCAACAACCGCTGGTTCGCTCTGACCCCTCGTCAGGTCGAAGAGCTCGCGCTGGCCGAGAGCGACCTCGTCCCGATCTCCCCGCCCGGCAGCCGCCACCTGCGGGGGCCGGCGTTCACCACGGCGGCCTGGCGCGCGCTCGGCGAGGCGGGCGCCCGGACTTGGTTGTTCCGCCCGGCGGGCGAACCCTCACCGGCCGCCGCGGCCTACATCGCCGCGGGCGAACGGGAGGGCGTCCCGACCGCGTACAAGTGCCGGGTGCGCCAGCCGTGGTGGCGCGTGCCGCTGGTGCCCCCGGCCGATCTCCTGCTGACGTACATGAACGCCGACCACCCGCACCTGACCGGCAACCGGGCGCGGGTGCACCACCTCAACAGCGTCCACGGCGTGTACCTGCGGCCCGGCCGGCGCCGCCTCGGCACGGACCTGTTGCCGCTGGCGGCGCTGAACACGCTCACACTGATCGGCGCCGAGACCGTCGGCCGGGCGTACGGCGGTGGCGTCCTCAAGCTCGAGCCGCGCGAGGCGGACGCGCTGCCGGTCCCGTCGGCGGAGCTCGTCGCGGCGGCGGCGCCGGCGCTGCGCGCGCTGCGGCCGACCGTCGAACGTCTGCTGGCGAGCGGTCGGCGACCGGAGGCGACGCAGCTGGTCGACGCCGCGCTGCTCGGCGACGCCGCCGGTGTCCCCCCGGCCGATCTGGCCGCCCTGGTGACGGCCCGTCAGGTCCTCGCCGCCCGCCGGGCCGCGCGCAGCCGGGGAGCCTCGTCGTGA
- a CDS encoding DUF881 domain-containing protein produces the protein MARSGWRLAVPVVLAIAGLLFAITGTTARGTNLRSGENTRLVDLIQAAQERNDRAATTGNRLRRQVERLSVQAQDPLVQQVRKEGDAIAPAAGLTPVAGAGITVTLDDAPPGAIDRAYPGLPEPTADDLVVHQQDLQAVVNALWAGGAVGIKLMDQRIISTSAVRCVGNVLILQDRVYSPPYSVTAVGDVTALSKALAESVAVSNYREYVDAYGLGWKVDRHARITVPAYSGSLDLRYAEVDEQ, from the coding sequence ATGGCCCGCTCCGGCTGGCGACTTGCCGTTCCCGTCGTCCTCGCGATCGCGGGCCTGTTGTTCGCCATCACCGGCACGACGGCCCGCGGGACGAACCTGCGTTCGGGCGAGAACACCCGGCTGGTGGACCTGATCCAGGCCGCGCAGGAGCGCAACGACCGGGCGGCCACGACCGGCAACCGCCTGCGGCGCCAAGTCGAGCGCCTCTCCGTGCAGGCGCAGGACCCGCTGGTCCAGCAGGTCCGCAAGGAGGGCGACGCGATCGCCCCCGCCGCCGGCCTCACCCCGGTGGCCGGCGCCGGGATCACCGTCACCCTCGACGACGCCCCGCCCGGGGCGATCGACCGTGCCTACCCCGGCCTGCCCGAGCCGACCGCCGACGACCTGGTCGTCCACCAGCAGGACCTGCAGGCCGTGGTGAACGCCCTGTGGGCCGGCGGCGCGGTCGGCATCAAGCTGATGGACCAGCGGATCATCTCGACCAGCGCCGTCCGGTGCGTCGGAAATGTCCTGATCCTCCAGGACCGCGTGTACTCGCCCCCTTACTCCGTCACCGCGGTGGGGGATGTGACGGCCCTCTCCAAGGCGTTGGCTGAGTCTGTGGCCGTTTCGAACTACCGCGAGTACGTGGACGCTTATGGTCTGGGGTGGAAAGTGGATAGGCACGCGCGCATCACGGTCCCCGCGTACAGCGGCTCACTGGACCTGCGCTACGCGGAGGTGGACGAGCAGTGA
- a CDS encoding SigE family RNA polymerase sigma factor, whose protein sequence is MKVDRRDEEFRAYVQNRRPALVRTATLLAAGDGHLAEDLVQIALTKLYVAWPRVRPMTRDAYLHRTLVHAVIDESRRRKRRPESLTDALPEYPAPADPELADSRIQVALAALPARMRAAVVLVHWMDLDAETAAAAMGCRAGTVKSQASRGVAKLRELLEPHFLPAGGSR, encoded by the coding sequence ATGAAAGTTGATCGGCGCGACGAGGAGTTCCGGGCGTACGTGCAGAACCGCCGTCCCGCCCTGGTCCGGACCGCCACCCTGCTGGCCGCGGGGGACGGCCACCTGGCCGAGGACCTCGTCCAGATCGCGCTCACCAAGCTCTACGTCGCCTGGCCGCGTGTGCGGCCGATGACCCGCGACGCGTACCTGCACCGCACGCTCGTCCACGCCGTGATCGACGAGAGCCGACGGCGCAAGCGGCGCCCGGAGAGCCTGACCGACGCGCTCCCCGAGTACCCGGCGCCCGCTGACCCCGAACTCGCGGACTCCCGGATACAGGTCGCGCTCGCCGCCCTGCCCGCACGCATGCGGGCCGCCGTGGTCCTCGTGCACTGGATGGACCTGGATGCCGAGACCGCGGCCGCCGCCATGGGCTGCCGCGCCGGCACCGTCAAGAGCCAGGCGTCCCGGGGGGTCGCCAAGCTCCGCGAACTTCTCGAACCCCACTTTCTTCCTGCCGGAGGATCCCGATGA
- a CDS encoding cell division protein CrgA, with product MPKSRIRKKDKPAPEPKPASLGPSAPWVAPLMLGLFLFGLIWIVVYYVSNGDYPIGSLDNYNLLVGFGFITGGFITSTQWR from the coding sequence ATGCCGAAGTCGCGGATCCGTAAGAAGGACAAGCCCGCGCCGGAGCCGAAGCCGGCGAGCCTCGGCCCGAGCGCGCCGTGGGTCGCGCCCCTCATGCTCGGCCTGTTCCTGTTCGGGCTGATCTGGATCGTTGTGTACTACGTCTCGAACGGCGACTACCCGATCGGCAGCCTCGACAACTACAACCTGCTCGTGGGCTTCGGCTTCATCACCGGCGGGTTCATCACCTCGACCCAGTGGCGCTGA
- a CDS encoding rhomboid family intramembrane serine protease: protein MTEGTGSGETPVCYRHPGRETYVRCGRCERYICPDDMISAAVGFQCPECVSAGNKGVREPRTVAGAPVRSGNNGAFVTMSIIVVNVLIFFAVQGSDQLLNQLSLRPFSGDDDGVAQGGWHRLITVAFVHEAPLHIAFNMFALWLFGRPLELLLGPVRYLVTYVLCALGGSTLSYLFLGVFDGSIGASGAVFGLIGALLVVDRQVRANPSSTLIFLAFILLPGFVIENIDWRGHVGGLITGALLGALFLYAPARNRVWWQAAGCLVLVGVCLVAVQLRTERLEDQIREGLFFNLGAPTSAPLVVHIGDNGCGELHGCNSGEPGA from the coding sequence ATGACCGAAGGCACGGGATCCGGCGAGACTCCGGTCTGTTATCGGCACCCCGGCCGGGAGACGTACGTCCGCTGCGGCCGCTGCGAGCGGTACATCTGCCCGGACGACATGATCTCCGCGGCCGTCGGGTTCCAGTGCCCCGAGTGCGTCTCGGCGGGCAACAAGGGCGTCCGGGAGCCGCGGACCGTCGCCGGCGCCCCGGTGCGCAGCGGCAACAACGGCGCCTTCGTGACGATGTCGATCATCGTCGTCAACGTTCTCATCTTCTTCGCCGTCCAGGGTTCGGACCAACTGCTGAACCAACTGTCCCTGCGCCCGTTCTCCGGCGACGACGACGGGGTGGCCCAGGGCGGCTGGCACCGGTTGATCACCGTGGCATTCGTGCACGAGGCGCCGCTCCACATCGCGTTCAACATGTTCGCGTTGTGGCTGTTCGGTCGCCCGCTGGAGCTGCTGCTCGGCCCCGTCCGATACCTGGTCACCTACGTGCTGTGCGCGCTCGGCGGCTCGACGTTGTCCTATCTGTTCCTCGGGGTCTTCGACGGCTCCATCGGTGCCTCGGGCGCGGTGTTCGGCCTGATCGGAGCCCTGCTCGTCGTCGACCGTCAGGTTCGGGCTAATCCGTCCAGCACGTTGATCTTCCTGGCCTTCATCCTGTTGCCCGGCTTCGTCATCGAGAACATCGACTGGCGCGGGCACGTCGGCGGGCTGATCACGGGCGCCCTGCTCGGGGCGCTGTTCCTCTACGCCCCGGCCCGCAACCGGGTGTGGTGGCAGGCGGCCGGGTGCCTGGTCCTGGTCGGCGTCTGCCTGGTCGCCGTCCAACTGCGCACGGAGCGGCTGGAGGACCAGATTCGCGAGGGGCTGTTCTTCAACTTGGGCGCCCCGACGTCCGCACCGCTGGTTGTCCACATTGGGGACAACGGGTGTGGAGAACTACACGGGTGTAATTCGGGCGAACCGGGCGCCTAG